The Glycine soja cultivar W05 chromosome 8, ASM419377v2, whole genome shotgun sequence genome has a window encoding:
- the LOC114424347 gene encoding auxin-responsive protein SAUR50-like: MAGAMNMKVDKIRQIVRLKQLMTRWKHISLRRRSDDEPSAARRPPPGFIFVYVGTERTRFAIPARFLNLALFDGLLKQTEEEFGLRGNGGLVLPCQVALFTNVVKYLHKDEHKYGKLSLEDFVSMVSDDTDVAASDSCKENVVVFAPLLQKAEV; the protein is encoded by the coding sequence ATGGCGGGTGCGATGAATATGAAAGTCGACAAGATTCGTCAAATCGTGCGTCTCAAACAGCTTATGACGCGCTGGAAGCACATCAGCCTCCGCCGCCGCTCCGACGACGAACCCTCCGCCGCGCGCCGCCCTCCCCCCGGCTTCATCTTCGTCTACGTGGGCACCGAACGCACTCGCTTCGCCATCCCTGCGCGCTTCCTTAACCTTGCGCTCTTCGATGGCCTCCTCAAACAAACCGAAGAAGAGTTCGGACTCCGAGGTAACGGCGGTTTGGTCCTTCCCTGCCAGGTCGCGTTGTTCACTAACGTCGTTAAGTATCTCCACAAGGACGAACACAAGTACGGAAAACTCTCTCTCGAAGATTTCGTTAGCATGGTTTCGGACGACACTGACGTGGCAGCCTCCGATTCCTGTAAGGAAAACGTCGTCGTTTTTGCCCCTCTGCTCCAGAAAGCGGAGGTTTGA